ACATCTTTGGTAATATATTTTTCTAAATCATCCATATGATAAATAGGAACATCTCCAACTGTAGTGCCAATTTTTTGCTCATCAACATCAAATGCAAGTTCAATTTTCATATTATTATTTTTAATAAAATTGTAATTTAAAAATGCAGTACCTAAATTCCCGACCCCGATTAACACCACTTTTGTCAGTTCATCTTGATCTAGTGTTTGTCGAAAAAACGTTAATAAATAATTAACATTATAACCATACCCTTTTTTACCTAAAGCACCAAAATACGAAAAATCTCTACGTATTGTTGCTGAATCTACTTTTACAGCCTCGCTTAACTCAGCAGAAGATACGCGCTGCTTACCTGCAGCATGAAGATTTTTAATGAATCGATAATACAATGGTAAACGCTTTGCAGTAGCTTGTGGAATTTTTGTTTGTTCGTTATTCACTTCTATTCCCCCACATTCAAACAGCTATTCATTCACTGCTCTCTAATAAAGTCTCCGTTCTTTCCACCAGTCTTCTCTAATAAATAAGTTGGACCAATAACCATACCTTTATCAACTGCTTTACACATGTCATAAACAGTTAAGGCACATGTGCTAGCAGCAGTTAAAGCTTCCATTTCAACACCTGTACTACCCTTCGTTTTAACTTCTACGATAATAATAAGCTTGTATAAGTGCTTTTCTTCTTCCCATGTAAATGTGATATCGACACCCTTTAAACTAATTGGGTGACACATCGGGATAATATCTGATGTTTTTTTTGCAGCCATAATACCAGCCACTTGAGCTACAGCTAAAACATCCCCTTTTTTTATTTTTGAATGAATAATTTGTTCATAAATTTCTTTACTAACTGAGATACTTGATCTCGCTATAGCAGTTCTTAATGTTTCGCCCTTTTCAGAAATATCAACCATCTTTGCTCTACCTTGATCATTAAAATGTGTAAATGAAGACACTGTTGCTTTTCACCTCTCAATATGACTATACTACACTATTTTTACAATCCTGTCGTTACTTTAACAAGGCGTGAAAACTATATGTACACCCAAGTCCGTTTCTATCACCTTCTTAGTAAATGGCTTTTTCGTAAGTGGTGTGGCAATTGTAATTAATAATTTAGCCTATTGTTATAGTTTTAATGATGAAAAGGTGCAACAAATACTATGAGAAATCCTATTTATGTCTTAGTACAAGGCTTTTTTCGCATTAATTGCTGTTATTCGTTTTAAGAGAAAATACGTATAAACCTAGCGGTCGTAGCTTCTTTCCTCTTAATAAATGAGGTCAATTGCAAAAAATTTTATGAAAAGAGCCTATACATCGTACATGATATAAAAGCTAAGTCTAAAATATCTTCACTAAGAAAGCGCATACAAATCAAACTGAACTATTGTTAAAAATAAGCACTTCTCAAACCTTAGATAGTTAAACATTGGAATCCAGTGAAAGAATATTGCTCATTTCATACATTTTAAGATACACTAAAACTATTATAACAGAGGTGAACTAACATGATAGTGTTACAAGTGAATCAGCTCACAAAATATTTTGGATCTGATCTTATTTTATCGAATATAAAGCTAGAAGTACAATTGAAAGATAGAATAGCTGTCGTTGGCCGTAACGGCGCTGGAAAATCAACCTTATTGAAAATAATAGCAGGATACATGTCTCATGATAGCGGAAGCGTCATGAAACCGAAAGATATTTCTATTGGATATTTAGCACAGCATAGTGGCTTAGATTCGGACTTATCTATTTGGGAAGAAATGTTAACCGTGTTTGAACCGTTAAAAAAAATGGAGATAGAATTACGTAAACTAGAAGAAAAAATGTCCAATCAAAGCCTTATGTCAAACAAGGCAGATTACGACAAACTATTAAAAGAGTATGATCATTTACAAATTCAATATAAAGAACAAGGTGGCTATCAATATGAAGCTGATGTACGAGCTGTTCTACACGGACTTCAGTTTTCCAGCTTTAATTACTCAACACCTATATCATCTTTAAGTGGTGGTCAAAAAACGAGGCTTGCTCTAGGGAAGCTATTATTAGCAAAGCCAAATTTATTAATACTAGATGAGCCTACTAACCACCTTGACATTGATACTCTTACTTGGTTGGAGCAATATTTACTCGGCTATCCAGGAGCTATTCTCATCGTATCTCATGACCGTTATTTCCTTGATAAAGTCGTTACACAAGTATACGAAATATCTCGAACTAATTCAGCAAAATTCATCGGTAATTATAGTGATTATTTAAAGAAGAAAGCAGAAAATTATGAACACGATTTAAAGCTTTATGAAAAGCAGCAAGGTGAAATTGCCAAGCTTAAGGATTTCGTTCAACGAAACTTAGCACGAGCTTCAACAACAAAACGAGCACAAAGTAGAAGAAAACAACTGGAGAAAATGACAGTCCTAGATAAGCCTACTGGAGATGAAAAATCGGCTTCGTTCCACTTCGACATCGAACGTCAAAGTGGAAATGAAGTTTTAAAAGCTAAAGACATTTCTGTTTCTTATGAAAACAACAAGCCTATTATCCAACATATCAATTTTCAAATCATGAAAAGTGACAGTGTAGCTTTGGTAGGTCCAAATGGTATTGGGAAATCAACTTTACTCAAGGCAGCGATTAATAAGATACAAGCCCTACAAGGAGAATTTTCTTTTGGATCAAATGTTAAAGTTGGATACTATGACCAAGAACAAGCAAATCTTAGTTCAAATAAAAGTGTTCTTAATGAACTTTGGGATGAGTACCCATCAAAACCCGAGAAGGATATAAGGACAGTGTTAGGCAACTTTTTATTTTCAGGTGATGATGTGTTGAAGCCGGTATCAACACTTAGTGGTGGCCAAAAGGCACGACTTGCGTTAGCAAAGCTTATGTTACAAAAAGCTAATCTGTTAATTTTGGATGAGCCTACAAACCATTTAGACTTGGATAGTAAAGAAGTACTTGAAAATGCATTGATTGACTATCCTGGTACAATTCTATTCGTCTCCCACGACCGCTATTTTATAAACCGACTAGCTACGAAAGTGTATGAACTTACTACAAACGGTATTACTGAATATTTGGGAGACTATGATTATTTCATATCAAAGAAAGCAGAAATTGAAGAACTTAAGCTGCTAAATGAACAAAAAGTAGTTAGTCCTTCAATCAAGGAAGATAAAACACAGACGAAGCTGACTTATGAACAAGACAAGGAAATGAAGAAATTACAGCGTCAAAGAAAAAGAAGAATCGAAGAGCTAGAAATAGAGATATCAAAACTCGAAGAAAAAATAGATAAAAATGAGACTCTCCTATGTGACCCAACTATCTTTCAAGATCACGAAAAAGTGGCCGTGATTAATGAAGAAAACTCACAGTACCAGGAGCAACTAGAACAATTAATGACCGAATGGGAAACACTCCATGATTAGAAGAAAAGTGGAGACGACTGTTTTGCCTCGACAAGCGTTGGAACTACAATCCTAGAAGGTGCTTTTTACCTTTTAGGATTGTAGTGAAACGACCTCGAGAGGCTAGGGATACAGAAGAGAAGCGCAAGCCCCCAATAAGCACTACAATTATTGCAAAAAAGATGTTTCTTACACTTCATATGGATTGTAGTTGACTCTTCCACATAGTTATCCACAAACAATTCATTGTAATGTATGTTATACACCGACTTTTACACATTATCCACAGTTTTTATCAAAGTTATCCACTTATCCACTTGCTTCAAAAGTGCTTTTAAACTAGCTTTTGTTACTAATTTTCCACAATAGTATTTTTTCTGTGGATAAAGGTGTGGAAAAAGACCGTATCCTTAGGAAGAATCACGGTCTTTCATAACACTGTTATGTTATTATTCATTTTACTATTGCTCAATATCAAGGCCAGGGTTCCCATTTAAAGCCATGTCCGAACGCTTTCCTTGTTTAAATAATACACTACCTGCTGCTGCAATCATTGCCGCATTATCTGTACATAGAGTTAGCGGAGGAATAATTAATTCTATATCATCCTTTGACGAAAATTTTTCTTTAAGAGCAGCTCTTAACCCTTGATTAGCAGCTACACCACCAGCTAATAATACTTGTTGGACATTATACTTATCAACAGCTAACATCGCTTTTGTGACTAATACATCTATTACGCTTGCTTGAAAGCTTGCTGCGATATCTTTTGTTTCTAAATCCTCACCACGTTGCTTCGCATTATGTAATGTATTTATCACAGCAGATTTCAATCCACTAAAACTGAAATCAAAAGAACCTTCTTCAAGCCAAGCTCGAGGAAGCTTAATCGTCGCTTCTCCTTCATGAGCTAGTCGGTCAATGTGAGGACCACCTGGATATGGTAGTCCCAATGTTCTTGCAACTTTATCATAAGCTTCACCTACAGCATCATCACGTGTCTCTCCAATTACTTTAAATGATCCGTGTTTTTCCATATATACTAATTCTGTATGCCCACCTGAAACAACCAATGATATAAGTGGGAATTTCATTTCAGATACTAGTTGATTTGCATAAATATGTCCAGCTATATGGTGAACCCCAATAATAGGAATGTTGTGCGCAAGAGCAATAGCTTTGGCAGCATTGACACCAACTAACAAGGCTCCGACTAATCCTGGCCCTTCAGTAACAGCAATTGCATCGATCTCGTTATATGATATTTGCGCCTGCCTTAGCGCTTCTTCAAGCACAATGGTAATTTGCTCTACATGATGTCTAGAGGCTATTTCTGGCACAACTCCTCCAAAACGCTGATGACTTTCTATTTGGGATGCTACAACATTCGCTAAAATTTCACACCCATTTTTTATGATTGCTACAGCCGTTTCATCGCAGCTTGTTTCGATTGCTAAAATAATTTGATTTTGTATTTGTTCCATTATATATTCACCCACATTATTAATGCATCCTCTTGGTTATCTGTATAGTAATTCTTCCTAATTCCCCCATCATTAAATCCTAATTTGCGATAGAGCGATTGGGCAATTATATTTGATACCCTTACCTCTAATGTCATCGTCTTTGCTCCAAGTGCTTTTGCAAAATCCATCAGCTGCTTTAGCATGGCTTCTCCTAGTTTCCTGCCACGACATTCTGGTAACAAAGCTACATTCGTAATATGAGCTTCGTCTACTATAATCCATGCCCCACAATATCCAATAACTAGCCCGTCTTCTTCCGCTACGATATAATGGGCGTATTTGTTATTATTAATTTCACTTAAAAAGATGTCCTTACTCCAAGGGGTAGCAAAGGATGCCTCCTCCACCTTCAGTACATCTTGAATATCCTCAACATTCATTAACCTAAACAATGTTGTTGTTTCCATTTGCAGTTCCACTTTCTTTTTTCTGTGCTTCTAACCATTTCGCTTCTGCTTCAGCAAGGCGAATATAATTCGGTGAAAACTGGTGAATATCCTCATTTTCCCTATGCATTCCTAGCAATGCCAATTCAGCTGGTCTTGGATTGTTTAAACTCTCAGCTGCAAACACTGCTTTACCCCTAAGCTCACTGATCATTACTTCTTTATGTAAATCAACGTCATTACCTAACAATAATATTGGTTTATCGAGTGATGATAATGACTTAGCCCAGTCAGATGAGAGAACATTTTGATCTTGTTTCACTTGCTGCAATCCATCAGCTTTATATGAATACAATCCCGTATAAATTTGTCCCCGCCTGGCATCGAATAGCGGTGAAATATATCCAGGAAAAAAATGCCCATTTGCTGCGAGTACTTCTAGGCTTGATACGCCTGAAAG
The sequence above is drawn from the Cytobacillus sp. IB215665 genome and encodes:
- a CDS encoding redox-sensing transcriptional repressor Rex, with the translated sequence MNNEQTKIPQATAKRLPLYYRFIKNLHAAGKQRVSSAELSEAVKVDSATIRRDFSYFGALGKKGYGYNVNYLLTFFRQTLDQDELTKVVLIGVGNLGTAFLNYNFIKNNNMKIELAFDVDEQKIGTTVGDVPIYHMDDLEKYITKDVSVAILTVPAPVAQGMTDRLVETGIKGILNFTPARINVPDHIRIHHIDLAVELQSLVYFLKNYPTE
- the moaC gene encoding cyclic pyranopterin monophosphate synthase MoaC, with the translated sequence MSSFTHFNDQGRAKMVDISEKGETLRTAIARSSISVSKEIYEQIIHSKIKKGDVLAVAQVAGIMAAKKTSDIIPMCHPISLKGVDITFTWEEEKHLYKLIIIVEVKTKGSTGVEMEALTAASTCALTVYDMCKAVDKGMVIGPTYLLEKTGGKNGDFIREQ
- a CDS encoding ABC-F family ATP-binding cassette domain-containing protein — protein: MIVLQVNQLTKYFGSDLILSNIKLEVQLKDRIAVVGRNGAGKSTLLKIIAGYMSHDSGSVMKPKDISIGYLAQHSGLDSDLSIWEEMLTVFEPLKKMEIELRKLEEKMSNQSLMSNKADYDKLLKEYDHLQIQYKEQGGYQYEADVRAVLHGLQFSSFNYSTPISSLSGGQKTRLALGKLLLAKPNLLILDEPTNHLDIDTLTWLEQYLLGYPGAILIVSHDRYFLDKVVTQVYEISRTNSAKFIGNYSDYLKKKAENYEHDLKLYEKQQGEIAKLKDFVQRNLARASTTKRAQSRRKQLEKMTVLDKPTGDEKSASFHFDIERQSGNEVLKAKDISVSYENNKPIIQHINFQIMKSDSVALVGPNGIGKSTLLKAAINKIQALQGEFSFGSNVKVGYYDQEQANLSSNKSVLNELWDEYPSKPEKDIRTVLGNFLFSGDDVLKPVSTLSGGQKARLALAKLMLQKANLLILDEPTNHLDLDSKEVLENALIDYPGTILFVSHDRYFINRLATKVYELTTNGITEYLGDYDYFISKKAEIEELKLLNEQKVVSPSIKEDKTQTKLTYEQDKEMKKLQRQRKRRIEELEIEISKLEEKIDKNETLLCDPTIFQDHEKVAVINEENSQYQEQLEQLMTEWETLHD
- the tsaD gene encoding tRNA (adenosine(37)-N6)-threonylcarbamoyltransferase complex transferase subunit TsaD, which gives rise to MEQIQNQIILAIETSCDETAVAIIKNGCEILANVVASQIESHQRFGGVVPEIASRHHVEQITIVLEEALRQAQISYNEIDAIAVTEGPGLVGALLVGVNAAKAIALAHNIPIIGVHHIAGHIYANQLVSEMKFPLISLVVSGGHTELVYMEKHGSFKVIGETRDDAVGEAYDKVARTLGLPYPGGPHIDRLAHEGEATIKLPRAWLEEGSFDFSFSGLKSAVINTLHNAKQRGEDLETKDIAASFQASVIDVLVTKAMLAVDKYNVQQVLLAGGVAANQGLRAALKEKFSSKDDIELIIPPLTLCTDNAAMIAAAGSVLFKQGKRSDMALNGNPGLDIEQ
- the rimI gene encoding ribosomal protein S18-alanine N-acetyltransferase, which produces METTTLFRLMNVEDIQDVLKVEEASFATPWSKDIFLSEINNNKYAHYIVAEEDGLVIGYCGAWIIVDEAHITNVALLPECRGRKLGEAMLKQLMDFAKALGAKTMTLEVRVSNIIAQSLYRKLGFNDGGIRKNYYTDNQEDALIMWVNI
- the tsaB gene encoding tRNA (adenosine(37)-N6)-threonylcarbamoyltransferase complex dimerization subunit type 1 TsaB; the encoded protein is MTVLAIDSSNDVMGIALVDESKVIGEIITNVKKNHSIRVMPAIESLLQDSNISTKELSKIVVAKGPGSYTGVRIGVTIAKTLAWSLQIPLSGVSSLEVLAANGHFFPGYISPLFDARRGQIYTGLYSYKADGLQQVKQDQNVLSSDWAKSLSSLDKPILLLGNDVDLHKEVMISELRGKAVFAAESLNNPRPAELALLGMHRENEDIHQFSPNYIRLAEAEAKWLEAQKKESGTANGNNNIV